The DNA segment CTAATCAATACCATTATAGGATTTTTCAAATGAAAGACAATTTTAAAAAAGACCAGCAATTATCTTATAATTTCTGGTATTCGGAATTAGTCCGAACCGAACATAGGCAATTTTTAGAAAAAAATTGGATAGAAGGATTGCAATATATTGATAATGCACGAAAATTATGTTTTGACTTATTGCAACCTATAAGAGATTATTATAATAAACCATTGATTATTCATTCTGGATTTAGATGTAAAGAGTTAAATAGAGCGGTTAAAGGAAGTCCTAATAGTCAGC comes from the bacterium genome and includes:
- a CDS encoding D-Ala-D-Ala carboxypeptidase family metallohydrolase translates to MKDNFKKDQQLSYNFWYSELVRTEHRQFLEKNWIEGLQYIDNARKLCFDLLQPIRDYYNKPLIIHSGFRCKELNRAVKGSPNSQHTFFEACDFHIVGEKLENIWQWIWKESKLRFGQIILEGWVVGRPSWIHISLCGNRPLDKCQEVWTFFQGKYSKIA